The Etheostoma cragini isolate CJK2018 chromosome 15, CSU_Ecrag_1.0, whole genome shotgun sequence genome window below encodes:
- the nfatc2ip gene encoding NFATC2-interacting protein isoform X1, protein MRCPSPPQSPVQKQSRQVQRKISEIDRKLRAVNSLLSPDPQDSRSRGSGGSRGSGGSRGSRRSRRCNDDVLILNPNDDSVMHPDDDDDDVLILNPDPGLPDSPYSSLVREIPLKVRCRTDVHKVQVQSSTPLNAVVTQLSAVLAVPPARLLLLRDDVELPTHATVGELGLGIADIIECVVMAAEDEPGADSSRTITVRLQSKDRDSSQEFSLHRDAPLGSVFSQYLSRMSIVPQKPVRFHFDGSKVSPSQTPAQLDMEDGDIVEVWL, encoded by the exons ATGCGCTGCCCGTCTCCTCCGCAGAGTCCGGTCCAGAAACAGTCCAGACAGGTCCAGCGGAAGATCAG CGAGATTGACAGGAAGCTCCGGGCGGTGAACTCCCTCCTGTCTCCCGATCCTCAGGACAGCAGGTCCAGAGGCTCCGGGGGGTCCAGAGGCTCCGGGGGGTCCAGAGGCTCCAGAAGGTCCAGACGCTGCAACGACGACGTCCTCATCCTAAACCCTAACGACGACAGCGTCATGCACCccgacgacgacgacgacgacgtCCTCATCCTGAACCCCGATCCTGGGCTCCCGGATTCTCCGTACAGCTCGTTGGTCCGGGAGATCCCCCTCAAGGTCCGCTGCCGGACGGACGTCCACAAGGTCCAGGTTCAGTCG TCAACGCCGCTGAACGCCGTGGTGACCCAGCTGTCCGCCGTCCTCGCCGTTCCTCCCGCTCGCCTCCTGCTGCTGAGGGACGACGTGGAGCTCCCGACGCACGCCACCGTCGGCGAGCTCGGCCTCGGCATCGCCGACATCATCG AGTGCGTGGTCATGGCAGCGGAGGACGAGCCTGGAGCGGACAGCAGCAGGACGATCACTGTGAGGCTGCAGAGCAAAGACAGGGACTCGTCTCAGGAGTTCTCTCTGCACAGG gacGCCCCGCTGGGCTCCGTCTTCTCCCAGTATCTGTCCCGGATGTCCATCGTCCCTCAGAAGCCGGTCCGCTTCCACTTTGACGGCTCCAAAGTGTCTCCCAGCCAGACGCCGGCTCAGCTCGACATGGAGGACGGAGACATCGTCGAAGTCTGGCTCTAA
- the nfatc2ip gene encoding NFATC2-interacting protein isoform X3, which yields MRCPSPPQSPVQKQSRQVQRKISEIDRKLRAVNSLLSPDPQDRGSRRSRRCNDDVLILNPNDDSVMHPDDDDDDVLILNPDPGLPDSPYSSLVREIPLKVRCRTDVHKVQVQSSTPLNAVVTQLSAVLAVPPARLLLLRDDVELPTHATVGELGLGIADIIECVVMAAEDEPGADSSRTITVRLQSKDRDSSQEFSLHRDAPLGSVFSQYLSRMSIVPQKPVRFHFDGSKVSPSQTPAQLDMEDGDIVEVWL from the exons ATGCGCTGCCCGTCTCCTCCGCAGAGTCCGGTCCAGAAACAGTCCAGACAGGTCCAGCGGAAGATCAG CGAGATTGACAGGAAGCTCCGGGCGGTGAACTCCCTCCTGTCTCCCGATCCTCAGGA CAGAGGCTCCAGAAGGTCCAGACGCTGCAACGACGACGTCCTCATCCTAAACCCTAACGACGACAGCGTCATGCACCccgacgacgacgacgacgacgtCCTCATCCTGAACCCCGATCCTGGGCTCCCGGATTCTCCGTACAGCTCGTTGGTCCGGGAGATCCCCCTCAAGGTCCGCTGCCGGACGGACGTCCACAAGGTCCAGGTTCAGTCG TCAACGCCGCTGAACGCCGTGGTGACCCAGCTGTCCGCCGTCCTCGCCGTTCCTCCCGCTCGCCTCCTGCTGCTGAGGGACGACGTGGAGCTCCCGACGCACGCCACCGTCGGCGAGCTCGGCCTCGGCATCGCCGACATCATCG AGTGCGTGGTCATGGCAGCGGAGGACGAGCCTGGAGCGGACAGCAGCAGGACGATCACTGTGAGGCTGCAGAGCAAAGACAGGGACTCGTCTCAGGAGTTCTCTCTGCACAGG gacGCCCCGCTGGGCTCCGTCTTCTCCCAGTATCTGTCCCGGATGTCCATCGTCCCTCAGAAGCCGGTCCGCTTCCACTTTGACGGCTCCAAAGTGTCTCCCAGCCAGACGCCGGCTCAGCTCGACATGGAGGACGGAGACATCGTCGAAGTCTGGCTCTAA
- the nfatc2ip gene encoding NFATC2-interacting protein isoform X4 — MRCPSPPQSPVQKQSRQVQRKISEIDRKLRAVNSLLSPDPQDSRSRRCNDDVLILNPNDDSVMHPDDDDDDVLILNPDPGLPDSPYSSLVREIPLKVRCRTDVHKVQVQSSTPLNAVVTQLSAVLAVPPARLLLLRDDVELPTHATVGELGLGIADIIECVVMAAEDEPGADSSRTITVRLQSKDRDSSQEFSLHRDAPLGSVFSQYLSRMSIVPQKPVRFHFDGSKVSPSQTPAQLDMEDGDIVEVWL, encoded by the exons ATGCGCTGCCCGTCTCCTCCGCAGAGTCCGGTCCAGAAACAGTCCAGACAGGTCCAGCGGAAGATCAG CGAGATTGACAGGAAGCTCCGGGCGGTGAACTCCCTCCTGTCTCCCGATCCTCAGGACAGCAG GTCCAGACGCTGCAACGACGACGTCCTCATCCTAAACCCTAACGACGACAGCGTCATGCACCccgacgacgacgacgacgacgtCCTCATCCTGAACCCCGATCCTGGGCTCCCGGATTCTCCGTACAGCTCGTTGGTCCGGGAGATCCCCCTCAAGGTCCGCTGCCGGACGGACGTCCACAAGGTCCAGGTTCAGTCG TCAACGCCGCTGAACGCCGTGGTGACCCAGCTGTCCGCCGTCCTCGCCGTTCCTCCCGCTCGCCTCCTGCTGCTGAGGGACGACGTGGAGCTCCCGACGCACGCCACCGTCGGCGAGCTCGGCCTCGGCATCGCCGACATCATCG AGTGCGTGGTCATGGCAGCGGAGGACGAGCCTGGAGCGGACAGCAGCAGGACGATCACTGTGAGGCTGCAGAGCAAAGACAGGGACTCGTCTCAGGAGTTCTCTCTGCACAGG gacGCCCCGCTGGGCTCCGTCTTCTCCCAGTATCTGTCCCGGATGTCCATCGTCCCTCAGAAGCCGGTCCGCTTCCACTTTGACGGCTCCAAAGTGTCTCCCAGCCAGACGCCGGCTCAGCTCGACATGGAGGACGGAGACATCGTCGAAGTCTGGCTCTAA
- the nfatc2ip gene encoding NFATC2-interacting protein isoform X2 → MRCPSPPQSPVQKQSRQVQRKISEIDRKLRAVNSLLSPDPQDSRSRGSRRSRRCNDDVLILNPNDDSVMHPDDDDDDVLILNPDPGLPDSPYSSLVREIPLKVRCRTDVHKVQVQSSTPLNAVVTQLSAVLAVPPARLLLLRDDVELPTHATVGELGLGIADIIECVVMAAEDEPGADSSRTITVRLQSKDRDSSQEFSLHRDAPLGSVFSQYLSRMSIVPQKPVRFHFDGSKVSPSQTPAQLDMEDGDIVEVWL, encoded by the exons ATGCGCTGCCCGTCTCCTCCGCAGAGTCCGGTCCAGAAACAGTCCAGACAGGTCCAGCGGAAGATCAG CGAGATTGACAGGAAGCTCCGGGCGGTGAACTCCCTCCTGTCTCCCGATCCTCAGGACAGCAGGTCCAGAG GCTCCAGAAGGTCCAGACGCTGCAACGACGACGTCCTCATCCTAAACCCTAACGACGACAGCGTCATGCACCccgacgacgacgacgacgacgtCCTCATCCTGAACCCCGATCCTGGGCTCCCGGATTCTCCGTACAGCTCGTTGGTCCGGGAGATCCCCCTCAAGGTCCGCTGCCGGACGGACGTCCACAAGGTCCAGGTTCAGTCG TCAACGCCGCTGAACGCCGTGGTGACCCAGCTGTCCGCCGTCCTCGCCGTTCCTCCCGCTCGCCTCCTGCTGCTGAGGGACGACGTGGAGCTCCCGACGCACGCCACCGTCGGCGAGCTCGGCCTCGGCATCGCCGACATCATCG AGTGCGTGGTCATGGCAGCGGAGGACGAGCCTGGAGCGGACAGCAGCAGGACGATCACTGTGAGGCTGCAGAGCAAAGACAGGGACTCGTCTCAGGAGTTCTCTCTGCACAGG gacGCCCCGCTGGGCTCCGTCTTCTCCCAGTATCTGTCCCGGATGTCCATCGTCCCTCAGAAGCCGGTCCGCTTCCACTTTGACGGCTCCAAAGTGTCTCCCAGCCAGACGCCGGCTCAGCTCGACATGGAGGACGGAGACATCGTCGAAGTCTGGCTCTAA